The genomic segment TCAGCAATGCACCCCATATAGCGGCATTTGGCTTCATAGGCATCGTTTGCATCATTCCATATGCCTCCTCCACACAACCACTGCGACCAAGCAGATCCACCATGCACCCATAGTGCTCCAATTTCAGCTGAATATGATGATTCGTGACCATTGAAGAAAAGAAATCTCGACCTCTTTGCAGCAGGCCTGCATGGACACAACATGCTAAAACCCCAACAAATGTTGCATCATTTGGGCTTACGCTGTTATGATTCGTCATTCGTTCGAATAATTCAACTCCGAGTTCACCCTTTCCGTTGAGGGCCAAACCTGAAATTATTGAATTCCATGAGACTACATTTTTCCTAGGCATGTCCTCAAAAACCACGAGAGCTCTCTCAAGATCCCCACACTTGCAATAAAAATCGACCAGAGAATTGCCGATAGATACATATTCTTGATAAATGCCACTCGATTGAACAAAAGAGTGAACCCACTTTCCGATGTTGACTTCACCTAAACGAGCACATACTGGCAAAATTGTCACAACTGTCACCTCATCAGGTACAAATCCCTTATCCAACATTTCACAGAAAAGACCCAAAGCATCTGTAAGTCTCCCACTCTGCGCCAAGCAAGAGATTACTGTATTCCAAGAAACAATACTCTGCTGACCCATCTCCCTAAACAAACTCAACCCCATTTTCATATCTCCACACCTACAAAATCCACGAATTACCAAGTTCCAAGAGATCACATCCCGGCTacacatttcatcaaacacccTCTTCGCGTCCCTCATTCGCTCACAATTCACACACAACTCCAACAACCCAATTCTTATACTTCCAAATCTCTCGAACCCAAACACAAGAACTTCTTTGTAGACTCCTAGGCCCAATTTAACTTCCCGGAGATTGGCGCAAGCTTTGAGGAGAGGTGCAAATGTGAATTCATCAGGCGAAATGCCACGGCGTTTCATGTTGGAAAACATAGTTATGGAATCAATGAAAGGACCACAAAGGGAGTATCCTTTGATCACGGAGTTGAAGAGAAGGATGTTAGGATTAGGGGACTGAAGGAAAACACGATGTGCATAAGGCATTTTGTTAAGCGAAGAGCATATGGAAATGAAGTGGGAGAGGAGTTGGTTGGAGTAGTGGAGATGGTGACGAAGGAAGTATCCATGTATTTCTCCAAATCGGGTTCTAGTATGACGAGCATGGAGAAGGCGGAGAAGCTTCCGTTCCACCTCTTGCCTACTTCCTCGACTCATGGCATTTGGAGTAGTCAAGCTCCACTCTCAAAATTTGATAGGTAGCCTTATTCTCACAAAGCATGCTGTCCAAATGAAAGAGAGCCCTCGACTTTGAAACCTGACCATTGCAAGGGAAAATGTGGGAAAAGGAGTCACGGAAGAGTGAGTTTACTGAGAAAAAGGGAGTAaatgtaatttatttttttatcttttatttaaaatttgtttgaaaactaattttttcattaatatattttaattttatatataataaaatttataatttaattaaataaaaaaatttactcgactcaATTTTTCTATCTTTTTCGACTCAATATTCGATTTCATttcattctttattttcataaaaaatatttttcttctcaacCTTTCATCCTCTCATTTTTTGACTAACAATTAACCACGAACAacaaatcaaaaaaaaaaatatcatatattaaaaaaaaattattttgagatataaaatttattaggtCTCGTCAGTGTTTATGACCCATAATGAAGATATTCACCCTGGGTCGTGAAGCCATGGGTCGTGTCACGACCCACGGCTTCACGACCCTGGGTCGTGAAGCACAAGTCTTCACCACCCATGGGTCCTGAAGCACTTGTGCTTCACGACCCAACACTTTGAAGCACGAGATCCAGGGTGGTGACGTGAAGATTTCACGATCTATGGGTCGTGACACTGACACGATCCATTAATTTtagatttttataattaataatatttgttttgttttaaatttatataactAATAATCTTTTCgtttgtttttttatatatatttactttCCCGTTAAACTTGGAAGGAATCAATTTTTTGAATGCAAGTTAACTTTAAAATCAAGATAAGTCGAGTTCTGTAAGAAGATTGTATCATTTTTAAATGAGAAAGAGATAAAATATTTGGTGCAGTACActcaatttgataatttaattttatgtgATAATTCAATCAAAACTGAGTCGAGGGTTATGACTCGTCACAAAATTGGGTCGAGATTATACTCGACCCACGCGACCCAAATTTGGTGGGTCGCATGGGTCGAGAAGCATAATTTTGGCTTCTCG from the Primulina eburnea isolate SZY01 chromosome 3, ASM2296580v1, whole genome shotgun sequence genome contains:
- the LOC140825002 gene encoding pentatricopeptide repeat-containing protein At1g09190-like encodes the protein MSRGSRQEVERKLLRLLHARHTRTRFGEIHGYFLRHHLHYSNQLLSHFISICSSLNKMPYAHRVFLQSPNPNILLFNSVIKGYSLCGPFIDSITMFSNMKRRGISPDEFTFAPLLKACANLREVKLGLGVYKEVLVFGFERFGSIRIGLLELCVNCERMRDAKRVFDEMCSRDVISWNLVIRGFCRCGDMKMGLSLFREMGQQSIVSWNTVISCLAQSGRLTDALGLFCEMLDKGFVPDEVTVVTILPVCARLGEVNIGKWVHSFVQSSGIYQEYVSIGNSLVDFYCKCGDLERALVVFEDMPRKNVVSWNSIISGLALNGKGELGVELFERMTNHNSVSPNDATFVGVLACCVHAGLLQRGRDFFSSMVTNHHIQLKLEHYGCMVDLLGRSGCVEEAYGMMQTMPMKPNAAIWGALLSACRAKGEMKLAECAVKELINLEPWNSGNYVVLSNIYAERGNWSGVEEMRMLMKQNLVSKTAGQSLIR